A single window of Meiothermus sp. DNA harbors:
- the aroQ gene encoding type II 3-dehydroquinate dehydratase has protein sequence MILVLNGPNLNLLGRREPHVYGHTTLEELEELCANWGAELGLGIVARQSNFEGQLVEWIQQAAEEGFRAIVLNPGALTHYSIALLDAIRGQQLPVVEVHLSNLHAREEYRRHSVTATAARGIVSGFGPLSYKMALVYLADLLEAQP, from the coding sequence ATGATCCTAGTACTCAATGGCCCCAACCTGAACCTGCTGGGCAGGCGCGAACCCCACGTCTACGGCCATACCACCTTGGAGGAGCTCGAGGAGCTTTGCGCCAACTGGGGCGCCGAACTGGGGCTGGGCATTGTGGCCCGGCAATCCAACTTCGAGGGGCAGCTTGTGGAGTGGATTCAACAGGCAGCCGAGGAGGGGTTTCGCGCCATTGTGCTGAACCCAGGGGCCCTTACCCACTACTCCATCGCACTCCTGGATGCCATCCGAGGGCAGCAATTGCCGGTGGTAGAGGTACACCTCTCCAACCTGCACGCCCGCGAGGAGTACCGCCGCCATTCGGTAACCGCTACGGCGGCCAGGGGCATCGTTTCGGGCTTTGGGCCCCTCTCCTACAAGATGGCCCTGGTTTATCTGGCGGATTTATTAG